From the genome of Ectobacillus sp. JY-23, one region includes:
- a CDS encoding sulfite exporter TauE/SafE family protein, whose translation MKKLLVFIFIGFMAQLIDGSLGMAYGVTSTTLLLTFGVAPAMASASVHLAEVVTTAASGASHIKFGNVDRHMVLRLILPGAVGAFVGACFLSNLPGDLVKPYVSLFLLTLGIYILFRFLSQPITPPDGKKLTNKQLVPLGLIAGFFDATGGGGWGPITTPVLLTKRNVAPRKVIGTVDTAEFAVALAATIGFVLSLGWGQVNWFWVGTLMVGGLVAAPIAAWLVRIIPSHLLGVLVGGLIIATNARTLLNAWGVAKETHPVIYTGIFIVWSIALFATIRNHRKIPKPKQVVS comes from the coding sequence ATGAAAAAGCTACTTGTGTTTATTTTTATCGGATTTATGGCCCAACTGATTGATGGATCTTTGGGGATGGCGTACGGTGTCACATCTACAACATTGTTACTTACGTTTGGCGTGGCACCTGCTATGGCGTCCGCCTCTGTACATTTGGCGGAGGTTGTTACAACGGCCGCATCGGGCGCATCACATATTAAATTTGGAAACGTCGATCGTCATATGGTGTTACGTTTGATTTTGCCTGGAGCAGTTGGCGCTTTTGTGGGCGCATGTTTTTTGAGTAATTTGCCTGGAGATTTGGTAAAGCCTTATGTTTCCCTATTTCTTCTTACTTTGGGTATTTATATTTTATTTCGTTTCCTTTCTCAGCCAATTACCCCGCCTGACGGTAAAAAACTGACAAACAAACAGCTCGTTCCCCTCGGTCTAATCGCAGGATTCTTTGATGCAACTGGTGGCGGTGGCTGGGGACCGATTACTACACCTGTTTTGCTAACGAAACGAAACGTAGCGCCGCGAAAAGTCATTGGTACTGTTGATACGGCAGAATTTGCAGTGGCTCTAGCAGCCACAATTGGGTTTGTATTATCCCTTGGCTGGGGACAAGTGAACTGGTTTTGGGTTGGAACTTTAATGGTAGGAGGCCTTGTGGCGGCACCAATTGCTGCGTGGCTTGTAAGAATTATTCCATCGCACTTACTTGGAGTTCTTGTTGGGGGGCTTATTATCGCCACTAACGCTCGTACCTTGCTGAATGCATGGGGAGTAGCTAAAGAAACCCATCCTGTTATCTATACCGGTATTTTTATCGTATGGAGCATTGCTTTATTTGCGACTATTCGCAACCATCGTAAAATACCTAAACCAAAACAAGTAGTATCATAA
- a CDS encoding GTP-binding protein: protein MKRTPVYILSGFLGSGKTTVLLRMIEAVKAAGKKPAIILNELGKVNVEKHLFSEDQVNELLDGCICCTIQNNFRDVLDELTVSEDIDLLIIEGTGVANPIELIEVLTEPKYTLSLSLQSVIGVVDASRFLEYTSIFFSSSDMRILFKDQIKCASYVILNKVDVVSAKKLLGVEQKLRSFLAPGVSIYKTSFGNIQIDEVLKKRIVLSQESEERALHHAVVKAIRLEDVPILSQKRLQEWVKMLPQNIYRGKGIVRLEGKKEIYELQYASGLLRLEAMYVDDPSTSTSLVFIGDKQAVQGMKQSFADTFSWQNYIEKEERLFM, encoded by the coding sequence GTGAAGCGTACACCAGTCTATATTTTAAGTGGGTTTTTAGGGAGTGGCAAAACAACAGTTTTACTACGTATGATTGAAGCTGTGAAAGCCGCGGGGAAGAAGCCCGCGATTATCTTAAATGAACTTGGTAAGGTAAACGTAGAGAAGCATTTATTCTCCGAGGATCAAGTTAATGAATTGCTAGATGGTTGCATCTGCTGTACCATTCAAAATAATTTTCGTGATGTTTTGGACGAGCTTACGGTAAGCGAGGACATAGATTTACTTATCATTGAAGGAACGGGAGTCGCAAATCCAATAGAACTCATTGAAGTATTAACAGAACCTAAGTATACATTGTCACTTTCACTTCAATCGGTTATTGGTGTGGTAGATGCTTCCCGTTTTTTGGAGTATACCAGTATTTTCTTTAGCTCTAGTGATATGCGCATACTATTTAAAGATCAAATCAAGTGTGCCTCGTATGTGATTTTAAATAAAGTAGATGTTGTCTCTGCGAAGAAGCTGCTTGGTGTAGAGCAAAAGCTACGTTCCTTTTTGGCACCGGGTGTTTCTATTTATAAAACGTCGTTTGGTAACATACAGATTGATGAGGTGCTGAAAAAGCGTATCGTGCTATCACAAGAAAGTGAGGAAAGAGCCTTGCATCATGCTGTTGTAAAAGCTATTCGATTAGAAGATGTACCAATCTTATCGCAGAAGCGATTACAGGAATGGGTAAAAATGCTTCCTCAAAATATATATAGAGGGAAAGGAATAGTTAGGCTAGAAGGAAAGAAGGAGATATATGAGCTACAGTATGCTTCAGGCTTATTAAGGCTAGAGGCGATGTACGTTGATGATCCGAGTACAAGTACTAGCCTCGTGTTTATTGGTGATAAACAGGCTGTACAAGGTATGAAGCAATCCTTTGCAGATACGTTTTCATGGCAAAACTACATCGAGAAAGAAGAGCGACTTTTCATGTAA
- a CDS encoding cell wall metabolism sensor histidine kinase WalK, producing the protein MNRLARVIKKWLSRRLNIRLIAIFIICLLAATGIFVLIQLQNPIIYSSARYVQFQDNLNVMAHELGKIIEEKNYTIHDQDEIRDEIQKTVANAKGLNRQAVFQIYDEEGSALLDGGKSANVDLQEVLSYKLGIDAQKGNELNSERILAVYPLLRNDLGFLVGQIPFTQPDITSGDYNRTTLLSFIGSIGGFILVFLLLMRPIIRYIHEIESGVRKIAHRDWNYFIRVKGRDELSSLASNINWMTKELRDSFEKERALEQMKNELITNISHDLRTPLTSIIGYLGLLQDGRYKNEEEMKAYLSVTYNTSIKLNNLMNELFEYTKLSSHDTILEKEKVDLSGVLRQFIGEYVPIFEQWGLRLSLVVPEHATEIEVDIEKMVRVFDNLLSNAQKYSHPRSEVKVTLVQAKHEIVIAVVNRTDNIPEEELSRLFDKFYRRDQARSSRIQGSGLGLAITKRIVDLHGGRIWAESKGDTLQVFIALPKSESDEPR; encoded by the coding sequence TTGAACAGACTGGCGAGGGTCATAAAAAAATGGTTGTCCCGTCGACTGAATATCCGATTAATCGCTATATTTATTATTTGCCTTTTGGCGGCAACAGGAATTTTTGTTCTCATTCAACTGCAAAATCCCATTATCTACTCCAGTGCAAGGTACGTACAGTTTCAAGATAACTTAAACGTTATGGCTCATGAGCTGGGGAAAATTATAGAAGAAAAGAATTACACGATACATGACCAAGATGAAATACGAGATGAAATTCAAAAAACCGTAGCAAATGCTAAAGGATTAAATAGGCAAGCAGTTTTTCAAATCTATGATGAAGAAGGAAGTGCTTTATTAGACGGCGGAAAGTCTGCAAATGTGGACTTACAAGAAGTACTGAGCTATAAATTAGGTATAGATGCCCAAAAAGGAAATGAGTTGAATTCAGAGCGTATTCTAGCCGTTTATCCGTTGTTACGGAACGATTTAGGTTTTCTTGTCGGACAAATTCCGTTTACACAACCGGATATTACGTCTGGAGATTATAATAGAACCACATTGCTATCTTTTATTGGCAGCATAGGTGGATTTATTCTTGTCTTTTTGCTTCTTATGAGGCCGATTATCCGCTACATACATGAGATAGAGAGCGGTGTGCGAAAAATTGCGCATAGGGACTGGAATTATTTTATTCGTGTAAAGGGAAGAGATGAGTTATCTTCCTTGGCGTCAAATATCAATTGGATGACAAAAGAGCTTCGAGATAGCTTTGAAAAAGAACGGGCGCTAGAGCAAATGAAAAACGAATTAATCACAAATATATCTCATGATTTGCGAACGCCGCTTACTTCCATTATCGGATATTTAGGCTTGCTACAAGACGGGCGTTACAAAAATGAAGAAGAAATGAAAGCATATCTTTCTGTGACATACAATACATCAATAAAGCTAAACAATTTGATGAACGAGCTCTTTGAATATACGAAACTTTCCTCACACGATACCATTTTAGAGAAGGAAAAGGTGGACTTATCGGGTGTGCTGCGACAATTCATTGGAGAATATGTGCCTATTTTTGAACAGTGGGGACTTCGGTTGAGCTTGGTCGTACCAGAGCATGCAACGGAGATAGAAGTCGACATCGAAAAAATGGTGCGCGTGTTTGATAATCTGCTTTCTAACGCTCAGAAGTATAGTCATCCTCGTTCGGAGGTGAAGGTGACACTTGTACAAGCAAAGCACGAAATTGTCATAGCGGTGGTGAACAGGACCGATAATATTCCAGAGGAGGAGCTTTCTCGATTATTCGATAAATTTTACAGAAGAGATCAAGCGCGTTCGAGTCGCATTCAAGGATCTGGTCTTGGTTTAGCCATCACAAAGCGTATTGTTGATTTGCATGGCGGGCGTATTTGGGCTGAAAGTAAAGGAGATACGCTACAAGTATTTATTGCACTTCCTAAAAGCGAAAGCGACGAACCTCGATGA
- the helD gene encoding RNA polymerase recycling motor HelD has translation MYAKKHPDYIAEQDRFVFTKSYIQLLLEAARNNETEYREHIRQAIMNLNSDDSSLGYISLLTNAKFLEMTEREHRHLERVQHRPYFARIDFQNTSQSAPETLYIGKISLFDRESQEDIIVDWRSPIANVYYDGRLGRVSYEVEDGMIEGDLSLKRQYIIEDGALQEIRDIDITTKDELLQQSLGGNAESRLTEIVSTIQEEQNRIIRADLYHPLIVQGVAGSGKTTIALHRIAYYIYKHAQYFAPESMMILAPSKLFLTYISDVLPELGVDQVQQTTFLDFVTECINVKLIFARMDEALVDLLQEEDAQVKREKERLLSFKGSLPFAKMISRYMQDIERSLLPQEDFCIGTLTVYKHERLRRLFLYEYKYLPVYKRIDKLKRVLQNHVKAKKKEMEARIIEHYDSKIERALLIRDATRRKETVIRLMDKKEALLKEFQKECRTAVASYIKKFPKKDVFSYYKELLQSAENMRKYGPEGLSETIIANMTASLRKRKFHYEVGDAAALLYLQHHLYGVKKNIKIKSIIIDEAQDYTLFEMFVLKKVCGTELFTILGDLSQGIHGYRGIKDWDLLIKRIFPKANYLTLQSSYRTTIEIMNVANAVLTGHSDVRVPIAIPVVRHGNRPVFQKYEGAAALQEAVECFVKEGKQHGFKSFALLGRTKEECKELYLLLQEKLPCALMTEQQELRHNMLSILPVHVAKGLEFDCVGIVSYKERFTKDELDVKLMYVAMTRPLHQLTVFAQQEEDVLLNSIERSLLDWQS, from the coding sequence ATGTACGCAAAAAAGCATCCGGATTATATAGCAGAACAAGATCGATTTGTGTTTACAAAGTCGTATATTCAACTGTTACTAGAGGCAGCGCGAAACAATGAAACAGAATATCGGGAACATATCCGGCAAGCCATTATGAACTTAAATTCTGACGATAGCTCTTTAGGTTATATTAGTCTTCTGACAAATGCCAAGTTTTTAGAGATGACAGAGCGTGAACATCGCCATTTAGAACGTGTTCAGCATAGGCCTTACTTTGCTAGAATTGATTTTCAAAATACGTCACAAAGCGCACCAGAGACACTATATATCGGGAAAATATCTTTGTTTGACCGTGAATCGCAAGAAGATATTATTGTAGATTGGCGATCACCGATTGCCAATGTGTACTATGATGGTAGACTAGGTCGAGTCTCTTATGAGGTAGAAGACGGAATGATAGAGGGAGATTTATCCTTAAAGAGGCAATATATCATTGAGGACGGGGCACTGCAGGAAATACGTGATATTGATATTACAACAAAGGACGAACTTCTGCAGCAATCTCTCGGCGGCAATGCTGAAAGCAGATTGACGGAAATTGTATCAACCATTCAAGAGGAGCAAAATCGGATTATTCGTGCTGACCTATATCATCCTCTTATCGTACAAGGTGTGGCGGGGAGCGGAAAAACAACGATTGCACTGCATCGCATCGCTTACTATATCTACAAGCACGCGCAATATTTTGCCCCCGAATCTATGATGATTTTAGCACCAAGTAAATTATTTTTAACCTATATTTCAGATGTATTGCCTGAACTCGGGGTAGATCAAGTGCAACAAACTACTTTTTTAGATTTTGTAACAGAGTGTATTAATGTAAAGCTGATATTTGCACGTATGGATGAGGCTCTTGTTGATTTATTACAGGAGGAAGACGCGCAAGTAAAGCGGGAAAAAGAACGCTTGTTGTCTTTTAAAGGCTCGTTACCGTTTGCCAAAATGATAAGCAGATATATGCAAGATATTGAAAGAAGCCTTCTGCCGCAGGAGGATTTTTGTATTGGTACGCTCACGGTTTACAAACACGAAAGACTTAGAAGGCTGTTTTTATATGAATATAAATATTTACCGGTATATAAACGAATCGACAAACTGAAGCGTGTATTGCAAAATCATGTGAAAGCCAAGAAAAAGGAAATGGAAGCGCGTATTATTGAACATTATGATAGTAAAATTGAAAGAGCACTCCTTATAAGAGACGCGACAAGGCGTAAGGAAACTGTCATTCGTCTGATGGACAAAAAGGAAGCGCTGCTGAAAGAGTTTCAGAAGGAATGTCGTACAGCGGTGGCAAGCTATATAAAAAAGTTTCCGAAAAAAGATGTGTTTTCTTATTATAAGGAGCTCCTTCAAAGTGCAGAGAACATGCGAAAGTATGGGCCCGAAGGATTGAGCGAAACAATTATAGCAAATATGACAGCTTCTTTGCGAAAGCGCAAGTTTCATTATGAAGTAGGTGATGCAGCTGCGCTATTATATTTACAACACCATCTGTACGGTGTGAAAAAGAATATAAAAATAAAAAGCATTATTATTGATGAGGCACAGGATTACACCTTATTTGAAATGTTTGTGCTTAAAAAAGTGTGTGGTACAGAGTTGTTTACGATACTGGGCGATTTATCGCAAGGCATTCATGGATACCGAGGAATTAAAGATTGGGATTTGCTAATCAAGCGTATCTTCCCCAAAGCTAATTATTTAACATTGCAAAGCAGTTACCGGACAACAATCGAAATTATGAACGTCGCAAATGCGGTTTTGACCGGTCACAGTGATGTACGTGTCCCGATTGCTATTCCGGTAGTACGACATGGAAATCGTCCTGTTTTTCAAAAATACGAAGGGGCAGCCGCTTTGCAGGAGGCTGTGGAATGTTTTGTAAAAGAAGGCAAGCAACATGGATTTAAATCGTTTGCCTTGCTTGGAAGAACAAAAGAAGAATGCAAAGAACTGTACCTTTTGCTACAGGAAAAGCTACCGTGTGCATTAATGACAGAGCAGCAAGAACTACGACATAATATGCTCTCCATTCTCCCTGTACACGTTGCAAAAGGGTTGGAATTTGATTGTGTAGGGATTGTTTCTTATAAAGAACGTTTTACAAAAGATGAATTGGACGTCAAGTTGATGTATGTAGCGATGACAAGACCTTTGCATCAGTTAACTGTATTTGCACAGCAAGAAGAGGATGTATTGTTGAATAGCATTGAACGTTCCTTACTAGATTGGCAAAGCTAG
- a CDS encoding aspartate/glutamate racemase family protein — MKTIGMIGGLSWESTSLYSMYLNEFAQKACSHCAPLVIQGMDFTEVTHWLERGDDESLTTALIETAQQVEEMGADCLLLCSNTVHIFANEVAEAISIPLLHIGDTSAEAIRMQSINKIGVLGTKHTLKKDFYVERLESHGLQALCPSSEECTWMHNIIMNELSQGILSPKTKAGFQNIIQNLIVQGAEGILLACTEIPLLITQEDVSVQLFDTAYLHAKQAISFALQKETSPL, encoded by the coding sequence ATGAAAACAATTGGCATGATTGGTGGATTAAGCTGGGAGTCGACATCACTGTACAGTATGTATTTAAACGAATTTGCCCAAAAAGCATGCTCTCATTGCGCTCCCCTAGTAATTCAAGGGATGGATTTTACTGAAGTGACTCATTGGTTAGAACGCGGTGATGATGAGTCGCTCACAACTGCACTCATTGAAACAGCACAGCAAGTGGAAGAGATGGGGGCTGACTGTTTGCTGCTTTGTTCAAATACCGTCCATATTTTTGCAAACGAAGTCGCTGAAGCTATATCCATTCCACTTCTTCATATTGGTGATACTAGCGCCGAAGCAATCCGTATGCAATCTATAAACAAAATTGGCGTACTCGGAACAAAACACACACTCAAAAAAGATTTTTATGTTGAAAGATTAGAATCTCATGGTTTACAAGCGCTTTGTCCAAGTTCAGAAGAATGCACCTGGATGCACAACATTATCATGAATGAACTCAGTCAAGGAATTTTATCTCCTAAAACAAAAGCCGGCTTTCAAAATATCATTCAAAACTTAATTGTACAAGGTGCGGAGGGCATTTTATTGGCCTGCACTGAAATTCCTCTTTTAATTACGCAAGAAGACGTGTCAGTACAATTGTTTGATACAGCGTACTTGCATGCCAAACAAGCCATTTCGTTTGCGCTACAAAAAGAAACATCTCCTCTATAA
- a CDS encoding beta-propeller fold lactonase family protein, giving the protein MKQFSLLLLTLLLAGAFAGCSIQTSKEQYIRNTAINSDNIMLSKDENYIYTANMDTNTVTIVNTKTKKTEKEIKVGKEPRQLTLSPDEAYLYVSCMQSDRVDVIDLHKRKVVKKLKTGIEPFGLLTSQDGKLLYVANFRSGTLSVIDIEKEKERKSIKIGDRPRTLAMTADGEKLYVPHYLDGIISVVDTKRNQVQKEIKLAPSPDKEDRKKSQGIPNTLEQFVIAPDGKTAWVPHLLTNTDTPIHFEETIFPSISIIDLEKDEEIVAERKELFEEMNVKDSKNATIIVSNPYDVVFDAKGTKAFAVMSGSEDLVVFDLTRGGNASQVVRRIPGDNPRGIVLSNKKKELFVHNAMSHNVVVLQAPQQGSYAKVKLTDITMNLIASDPLSALVRKGKRIFYSANTDEYAAPITGNNWMSCASCHSDGDINSLTLSTAKGLRNVPSNVLTTKTGLFMWDGSRDDFTDYIHTVQGEMGGMMNVDPGQPMPADVQHMYDALLAYLDDPSSFPVPKSPYRENGKLTKTAERGEALFNGKGNCLSCHGGEYFTASVNAVDEVGKLTTANMQFLYDIGTASSTDQDSKGDARAAFTNARSRSQFDPPTLRGVWATAPYLHDGSAKSIEEAIERHQYQERADLTQQEIQMIASYVKSLE; this is encoded by the coding sequence ATGAAACAGTTTTCTCTTCTCTTGTTGACGCTCCTGCTTGCAGGGGCGTTTGCAGGTTGTAGCATACAAACATCCAAAGAGCAGTATATACGCAATACCGCTATCAATAGTGACAACATTATGCTGAGCAAAGATGAAAATTATATATACACAGCCAATATGGATACGAATACGGTCACGATTGTGAATACTAAAACCAAAAAAACGGAAAAGGAAATTAAGGTGGGAAAAGAGCCGCGACAGCTCACTCTAAGTCCGGATGAAGCGTATCTCTATGTATCTTGTATGCAAAGCGACCGAGTTGATGTTATAGACCTGCATAAACGGAAGGTCGTCAAAAAATTAAAAACAGGTATTGAGCCATTTGGTCTTTTAACTAGCCAAGACGGGAAGCTTTTGTATGTTGCAAATTTTCGTTCTGGCACGTTGTCTGTGATTGATATAGAAAAAGAAAAGGAACGTAAAAGTATTAAAATTGGCGATCGGCCAAGGACACTAGCGATGACTGCAGACGGAGAAAAGCTATATGTGCCGCACTATTTAGACGGAATAATTAGTGTGGTGGACACGAAGAGAAATCAAGTCCAAAAGGAAATTAAGCTTGCCCCTTCACCAGATAAAGAAGACCGGAAAAAAAGCCAAGGAATCCCAAATACATTGGAGCAATTCGTCATCGCGCCTGACGGGAAAACAGCGTGGGTGCCCCATTTGCTGACGAATACAGACACGCCCATCCATTTTGAGGAAACGATTTTCCCATCCATTTCTATAATTGATTTAGAGAAGGATGAAGAAATTGTTGCCGAGCGGAAAGAATTGTTTGAGGAAATGAATGTGAAGGACAGCAAAAACGCTACCATCATCGTATCGAATCCGTACGATGTCGTGTTTGATGCAAAGGGAACGAAGGCTTTTGCTGTTATGTCCGGCAGTGAAGATCTCGTCGTTTTCGATTTGACGCGCGGAGGAAACGCTTCGCAGGTAGTGCGCCGTATTCCCGGAGATAATCCAAGAGGGATTGTTCTTTCAAACAAGAAAAAGGAATTATTCGTCCATAATGCGATGAGCCATAATGTGGTCGTGTTGCAAGCGCCTCAGCAGGGCTCTTACGCAAAGGTGAAGCTGACAGACATTACAATGAATTTAATTGCCAGTGACCCCCTATCCGCGCTTGTACGGAAAGGAAAACGAATTTTTTACAGTGCCAACACGGATGAATATGCAGCTCCAATTACAGGGAACAATTGGATGAGCTGCGCTTCCTGTCATAGCGACGGAGATATTAACTCTCTTACGCTTAGCACTGCAAAAGGACTGAGAAATGTGCCCAGTAACGTGTTGACCACAAAAACAGGATTGTTCATGTGGGACGGATCACGTGATGATTTCACGGATTACATTCATACGGTACAGGGAGAAATGGGAGGAATGATGAACGTTGACCCAGGTCAGCCGATGCCAGCTGATGTGCAGCATATGTATGATGCATTGCTTGCGTATTTGGATGATCCGTCCTCATTTCCGGTGCCGAAAAGTCCGTATCGAGAGAACGGCAAGCTGACGAAAACAGCAGAGCGTGGTGAAGCGTTGTTCAATGGGAAAGGGAACTGTTTGAGCTGTCATGGCGGCGAATATTTTACTGCCAGCGTGAACGCGGTAGATGAGGTAGGCAAACTGACAACAGCGAATATGCAGTTTCTATATGATATTGGTACGGCGAGTAGTACAGATCAAGATTCAAAGGGAGATGCGCGCGCTGCTTTCACCAACGCGAGAAGTCGTTCTCAATTTGATCCACCTACATTAAGAGGTGTTTGGGCAACCGCGCCATATTTACATGATGGCAGTGCTAAAAGCATTGAAGAAGCGATTGAACGACATCAATATCAAGAACGGGCCGACTTGACGCAACAGGAAATTCAGATGATTGCATCCTATGTCAAATCGCTTGAGTAA
- a CDS encoding YfiT family bacillithiol transferase, with product MDLRYPLGKFEAPELFNDKLRKTWIHDIRKAPTAVKRAIEGLSDNKLDTPYRTEGWTIRQVIHHMADSHMNSFIRFKLALTEDNPTIKPYHEDQWALLPDTNTAPVSLSLSLLEGLHKRWVILLESLTDEDFKRTFYHPDLGEVTLDTALALYAWHSKHHTAHITSLRLRMGW from the coding sequence ATGGACTTACGCTATCCGCTTGGAAAGTTTGAAGCACCTGAACTCTTTAACGATAAGCTCCGCAAGACTTGGATACATGACATCCGCAAAGCTCCGACTGCTGTTAAACGTGCCATTGAAGGGCTATCGGATAACAAGTTGGACACACCTTACAGGACGGAAGGCTGGACAATCCGGCAAGTCATCCATCACATGGCGGACAGCCATATGAACAGCTTTATACGCTTCAAACTAGCACTGACAGAAGACAATCCCACCATAAAACCTTATCATGAAGACCAATGGGCCCTACTTCCAGATACAAATACTGCGCCGGTTTCTCTTTCTCTTTCTCTATTGGAGGGTCTTCATAAAAGATGGGTTATTCTTCTTGAGTCTTTGACGGATGAAGATTTCAAACGCACATTTTATCACCCTGACCTCGGTGAAGTAACACTAGACACAGCCCTAGCTTTATATGCTTGGCATAGCAAGCATCATACCGCACACATCACATCCTTACGCTTGCGAATGGGCTGGTAA
- a CDS encoding class I SAM-dependent methyltransferase, whose translation MSAVGFLQQFMKEPRTVGAVLPSSKYLAQEMIASIDFSKAKCIVEYGPGTGVFTKRLIESKHSETILLILETNAAFCWELKQTYGHIPNVYIINDSAEHVSYYVRQHGFAKADYVISGLPFTSLPADVSTRILEETEKILDEQGAFITFQYSKVKSIFFKSFFEHIKAKRVWRNVPPAYVFTCKKGLNI comes from the coding sequence ATGAGTGCAGTTGGATTTTTACAGCAATTTATGAAAGAGCCAAGAACGGTAGGAGCTGTTTTACCAAGCTCAAAGTATCTTGCACAAGAGATGATCGCATCTATCGACTTCTCAAAAGCGAAATGCATTGTAGAATATGGTCCGGGCACCGGTGTATTTACAAAAAGACTGATTGAATCTAAGCATAGTGAAACCATATTATTGATCCTAGAAACCAATGCTGCTTTTTGCTGGGAGCTGAAGCAAACATATGGGCATATCCCAAATGTATATATTATCAATGATTCAGCGGAACATGTATCTTATTATGTTCGTCAGCATGGGTTTGCAAAAGCTGATTATGTGATATCTGGTTTGCCTTTTACCAGCTTGCCAGCTGATGTGTCAACGCGTATATTGGAAGAAACTGAAAAAATACTTGATGAGCAAGGGGCATTTATTACCTTTCAATATTCAAAGGTGAAAAGCATCTTTTTTAAAAGCTTTTTTGAACATATCAAGGCGAAGCGAGTTTGGCGAAATGTACCGCCCGCTTATGTGTTTACATGTAAGAAAGGATTGAATATATGA
- a CDS encoding response regulator transcription factor yields MSYANILLVDDEEDIRNVLSIYLKNEGYEVSHASTGIEALELLQRMKADLVILDVMMPGMDGIETCMRIRETYEMPIIFLSAKSQDMDKIHGLMSGADDYMVKPFNPLELIARVKSQLRRYRAYQPNESQALEVGNLRMEEETRQVFIGEQDVRLTPKEFDILALLVRNKGQVFSIEKIYEMVWGEPFYKSDNTVMVHITKIREKIEENPKKPLYIKTVWGVGYKV; encoded by the coding sequence ATGAGCTATGCAAATATTTTATTGGTAGATGACGAAGAAGATATTCGTAATGTGTTGTCCATTTATCTGAAAAACGAAGGATACGAGGTATCACATGCATCAACCGGGATAGAAGCGCTGGAGCTACTACAGCGTATGAAAGCTGATTTGGTCATACTAGATGTGATGATGCCCGGAATGGATGGGATTGAAACCTGTATGCGCATTCGTGAGACTTATGAAATGCCGATTATTTTTTTATCGGCAAAGTCACAGGATATGGACAAAATTCATGGATTGATGAGCGGTGCGGATGACTATATGGTAAAGCCCTTCAACCCGCTTGAATTGATTGCGCGTGTGAAATCACAGTTGCGTCGGTACCGAGCGTATCAGCCGAACGAATCGCAAGCGCTTGAAGTTGGAAACCTGCGCATGGAAGAAGAAACAAGACAGGTATTTATTGGAGAGCAAGATGTGCGTCTTACACCAAAAGAATTTGATATTCTTGCTTTGCTTGTCCGCAATAAGGGGCAAGTATTTAGCATTGAAAAAATTTATGAAATGGTTTGGGGAGAACCCTTCTATAAATCGGATAACACAGTGATGGTTCATATTACTAAAATAAGAGAAAAAATTGAAGAGAACCCAAAAAAACCTCTGTATATAAAAACTGTTTGGGGAGTGGGGTATAAGGTTTGA